In Pseudomonas rhizosphaerae, one DNA window encodes the following:
- the atpE gene encoding F0F1 ATP synthase subunit C — protein sequence METVVGLTAIAVALLIGLGALGTAIGFGLLGGKFLEGAARQPEMVPMLQVKMFIVAGLLDAVTMIGVGIALFFTFANPFVGQLAG from the coding sequence ATGGAAACTGTAGTTGGTCTAACCGCTATCGCTGTTGCTCTGCTGATCGGCCTGGGCGCACTGGGTACCGCTATCGGCTTCGGCCTGCTGGGCGGCAAGTTCCTGGAAGGCGCTGCTCGCCAGCCAGAAATGGTCCCAATGCTGCAAGTTAAAATGTTCATCGTCGCCGGTCTGCTCGACGCCGTGACCATGATCGGTGTTGGTATCGCTCTGTTCTTCACCTTCGCGAACCCCTTCGTTGGTCAACTCGCTGGCTGA
- a CDS encoding F0F1 ATP synthase subunit B, translated as MNINATLIGQTVAFFIFVLFCMKFVWPPVIAALHERQKKIADGLDAASRAARDLELAQEKVGQQLREAKAQAAEIIEQAKKRGNQIVEEAVEKARIDADRVKVQAQAEIEQELNGVKDALRAQLGVLAVGGAEKILGATIDQNAHAELVNKLAAEI; from the coding sequence GTGAACATTAATGCAACCCTGATTGGCCAGACCGTTGCGTTCTTCATTTTTGTGCTGTTCTGCATGAAGTTCGTGTGGCCTCCGGTCATCGCGGCTTTGCACGAACGTCAGAAGAAGATCGCTGATGGTTTGGACGCTGCCAGCCGAGCAGCTCGCGACCTGGAGTTGGCCCAAGAGAAAGTGGGTCAGCAACTGCGCGAAGCGAAAGCTCAGGCAGCCGAAATCATTGAGCAGGCAAAGAAACGCGGCAACCAGATCGTCGAAGAGGCCGTTGAAAAGGCCCGTATCGACGCTGACCGCGTGAAAGTGCAGGCTCAAGCCGAGATCGAGCAGGAACTGAACGGCGTCAAAGACGCGCTGCGTGCCCAACTGGGCGTGCTGGCCGTAGGCGGTGCCGAGAAGATCCTGGGCGCCACAATCGATCAAAACGCGCACGCGGAGCTGGTTAACAAACTGGCTGCTGAAATCTAA
- a CDS encoding F0F1 ATP synthase subunit delta, whose translation MAELTTLARPYAKAAFEHAQAHQQLANWSAMLGLAAAVAQDATMQSLLKAPRLTSADKAATFIDVCGDKFDAKAQNFIHVVAENDRLLLLPEIAELFDLYKAEQEKSVDVEVTSAFALNQEQQDKLAKVLSARLDREVRLQVAEDASLIGGVVIRAGDLVIDGSIRGKLAKLAEALKS comes from the coding sequence ATGGCAGAACTGACCACGTTGGCCCGACCTTACGCTAAGGCGGCCTTCGAGCACGCTCAGGCCCACCAGCAGCTGGCCAATTGGTCAGCCATGCTCGGCCTGGCTGCAGCGGTGGCGCAAGACGCCACCATGCAGAGCCTGCTCAAGGCCCCGCGACTGACTAGCGCAGACAAGGCCGCCACGTTCATTGACGTGTGCGGCGACAAGTTCGATGCCAAGGCACAGAATTTCATCCACGTCGTTGCCGAAAACGACCGTCTCCTGCTGTTGCCGGAGATCGCCGAACTGTTCGACCTGTACAAGGCCGAGCAGGAAAAATCGGTCGATGTGGAAGTCACCAGTGCCTTCGCATTGAACCAAGAACAGCAAGACAAACTCGCCAAGGTTCTCAGTGCACGACTCGACCGGGAAGTGCGCCTGCAAGTTGCGGAGGATGCCAGCCTGATCGGTGGCGTCGTCATCCGCGCCGGCGACCTGGTTATCGATGGCTCGATTCGCGGCAAACTCGCGAAACTGGCCGAAGCATTGAAATCTTGA
- the atpA gene encoding F0F1 ATP synthase subunit alpha: MQQLNPSEISEIIKGRIDKLDVTSQARNEGTVVSVSDGIVRIHGLADVMYGEMIEFPGGVFGMALNLEQDSVGAVVLGAYTSLAEGMSAKCTGRILEVPVGKELLGRVVDALGNPVDGKGPLGNTQTDAVEKVAPGVIWRKSVDQPVQTGYKAVDAMIPVGRGQRELIIGDRQIGKTALAIDAIINQKNSGIFCVYVAIGQKQSTIANVVRKLEENGALANTIVVAASASESPALQFLAPYAGCTMGEFFRDRGEDALIVYDDLSKQAVAYRQISLLLRRPPGREAYPGDVFYLHSRLLERASRVSEEYVEKFTNGAVTGKTGSLTALPIIETQAGDVSAFVPTNVISITDGQIFLESAMFNSGIRPAVNAGVSVSRVGGAAQTKIIKKLSGGIRTALAQYRELAAFAQFASDLDEATRKQLEHGQRVTELMKQKQYSPMSIADMALSLYAAERGFLTDVEITKVGSFEQALIAYFNRDHADLLAKINVKGDFNDEIDAGLKAGIEKFKATQTW; this comes from the coding sequence ATGCAGCAACTCAATCCTTCCGAAATAAGTGAAATCATCAAGGGTCGCATCGACAAGCTCGATGTGACCTCCCAAGCCCGTAACGAAGGCACCGTCGTCAGCGTTTCCGACGGTATCGTACGGATTCACGGTCTGGCCGACGTCATGTACGGCGAAATGATCGAGTTTCCTGGCGGCGTCTTCGGCATGGCACTCAACCTGGAGCAGGACTCCGTAGGCGCCGTGGTACTGGGCGCGTACACCAGCCTGGCCGAAGGCATGAGCGCCAAGTGCACCGGCCGCATCCTGGAAGTTCCGGTCGGCAAGGAACTGCTGGGTCGCGTCGTCGACGCACTGGGCAACCCTGTCGATGGCAAGGGTCCTCTGGGCAACACCCAGACCGACGCAGTCGAAAAGGTTGCACCGGGCGTTATCTGGCGTAAGTCGGTAGACCAGCCTGTACAGACTGGCTACAAGGCTGTCGACGCCATGATCCCTGTCGGCCGTGGCCAGCGCGAGCTGATCATCGGTGACCGTCAGATCGGCAAGACCGCTCTGGCGATCGACGCGATCATCAACCAGAAGAACTCCGGTATCTTCTGCGTCTACGTTGCCATCGGTCAGAAGCAATCGACCATCGCCAACGTGGTTCGCAAGCTGGAAGAAAACGGCGCCCTGGCCAACACCATCGTGGTGGCTGCCAGTGCTTCGGAATCTCCTGCGCTGCAATTCCTGGCACCTTATGCCGGTTGCACCATGGGCGAGTTCTTCCGTGACCGTGGCGAAGACGCACTGATCGTCTACGACGACCTGTCCAAGCAAGCAGTGGCCTACCGCCAGATTTCCCTGCTGCTGCGTCGTCCACCAGGCCGTGAAGCCTACCCAGGCGACGTGTTCTATCTCCACTCCCGCTTGCTGGAGCGTGCATCGCGCGTTTCCGAAGAGTACGTCGAGAAGTTCACCAACGGCGCAGTGACTGGCAAGACCGGTTCCCTGACCGCGTTGCCGATCATCGAAACCCAGGCTGGCGACGTTTCCGCGTTCGTTCCGACCAACGTGATTTCCATCACCGACGGTCAGATCTTCCTGGAATCGGCCATGTTCAACTCGGGCATCCGCCCTGCAGTGAACGCCGGTGTTTCGGTATCCCGCGTAGGTGGTGCCGCTCAGACCAAGATCATCAAGAAGCTGTCCGGTGGTATCCGTACCGCCCTGGCTCAGTACCGTGAACTGGCGGCATTCGCCCAGTTCGCTTCTGACCTGGACGAAGCCACCCGCAAGCAGCTCGAACACGGCCAGCGCGTGACCGAGCTGATGAAGCAGAAGCAGTACTCGCCTATGTCGATCGCCGACATGGCGCTGTCGCTGTATGCAGCCGAGCGTGGTTTCCTGACCGACGTCGAGATCACCAAGGTTGGTAGCTTCGAGCAGGCCCTGATTGCTTACTTCAACCGCGATCACGCCGACCTGTTGGCGAAGATCAACGTGAAGGGTGACTTCAATGACGAAATCGACGCTGGCCTCAAGGCTGGTATCGAGAAGTTCAAGGCCACCCAAACCTGGTAA